GCAGGGCAGGTCCGTGCGCAGCGTGACGCCGAATCTCGGGGTGAACGCGAGGTCGTGCAGCGTCAGCACCACGAGCGAGTCCGTCGGGTGGAATCCGAGCATGTGCGGCACGGCGGCCAGCACGTCGGCGGGTTCGGTCAGCGAAACGGTGGTGTTGAGTCGCGTTGTCATGCCACCACGATGGACGCCGAAACCCGTTGCGGAAAGGCATTTTTCGGAATCTGTTGACTAAGTGGTCCGCTGTGGACAACTCGGTCGAAGAACGTCAAAAAGTCCACTGTGGTGTGACGACTGCAAGGGTGACGGCGATCGTCCGACCGGTGAATGCGCTCCGCGACTGGCCAGCAACGCGAGCAAGCATCAAAACGGGCAGCCGGAGCCAGCACTCCGACTGCCCGTCGAACGACCGGGGCCGCTACCCGATGGACCCGACCAGCGGCAGCGTGATCGCGGTCCGGGACAGCTCCAGCGACAGCCCGGTTCCCGGCTTCGGGCGCAAGGTGAAGTCGTGGTCGCTGGACAGCACGACGATGCCGAGGCGGTGCCCCGGGGCGAACACGTAGTCGTCGGGCTGCATCGCAACCTCGATCTGGTAGGTCTGCCCCGGCTCGATCGGCGAGGTCCGGTCGATCGCGTCCCGGTTCTGCGGGTCGGCCCAGCCCCGGGTCACCACCGACACCGAGCCGTCCGGCGCCTGGTCCACCAGCAGCGCGGTCACGTTCGCCGCCGGGCGGTCGAAGGCCAGGGCGAGCGACGCGCGCACCGTTCCGCTGACCCGGGCCCGCTCCGCCAGCGGTTCGCCGAAGTAGGCCAGCCGGTTCGGCGAGCTCGGTGCCGCCGCGAGGTCCTCGGCCGTCCGGGTGGCGTCGTCGCGCAGCGATTCGACGGCCCGGTGGGGGCTGCTCGCCGTCGTCAGCCCGCCTCGGTCGGAGCCGCCGGGAGTGGGGCGCAGGGTCGCTTCCGCCGCCTGCGGCGCCGGCCACTCGGCTTCCTCGACCCAGCTGCCGTCCTCGCGCTGCACGGTGGCCCGCGGTTCGCCCTCGACCCCGTTGGGAACCTGGTACAGGTAACGCGTGAACCAGCGGTTCAGCTCCCGCAGCCATTCCTCCTTGCGGAGCCCGAGCGGGTCGGTGTGCCCGGACTGGTGCCACCAGATCTTGTGCGGCACGTCGCGCTCCCGCAGCGCCTCGTACCACTGGGCGGCCTGCCCGGTCTTCACGTTCCAGTCGTTGAGACCGTGCACCGCGAGCACGGCAGCGCGGACGTCGTCGACGTCGTTGAGGTAGTTGCGCTCGTCCCAGAACGGGCTGTAGTCGCCGGTGATCCGGTCCTGATCAGCGGTGATCTGGTCGATGACCTCCCGGCACGGCTCGCGGTCGGCGCGGGTGTGCACGAACTTCGCGAGCACGTCGGCGTCCTCGCCCTGGTAGCCGCCCGGCGCGACGACGGCTCCGGCGCCGCGGTAGTAGTCGTACCAGTTGGAGATCGCGCCGATCGGCACGATCGCCTCCAGCCCGTCGACTCCGGTGCTGGCCACCGCGTTGGGCAGCGTGCCGTTGTAGGAAACGCCCATCATCCCGACCTTGCCGGTCGCCCAGTCGGCCTTCGCGGGCGCACCGCCTGCGTCGTGGCCGGGGGCCCGCGAGTTCAGCCAGTCGACGACCGACTTCGCGCCGATCGTCTCGTTCTCGGCCCCCGTGGTGGGGCACCCGGTCGACTCCCCGGTGCCCAGGGATTCCCCGTAGACCACGGCATATCCCCTGGACAGCAGGTATTCCTCGTAACCCCAGCGGATGTCGGCGGCCGCTGACATCCGCTGGTCACCGGCGGCGGTGCGCAACGACCGGTGGCCCGGCTGCTCGGGTACGTGCAGCTCGGTGTCGACGTTGTGGTTGGGCACGTCGTTGCCACCGGAGAAGTAGGGACTGGCCTGGTAGACGACCGGTACGCGCAGGCCCCGGTCGGTCTCCTTCGGCCGCACCACCTGGACGTGCACCCGGTCGTCCTGCCCGTCGTGGTCGCTGTCCACCGGCGCGGTCACGAACAGGTCCTCGCGCACCGCTTGCGCCGGGTCGAACACCGGCTGCGCCTCGCCGTCCTCGAAGACCGGGCCTTGCGGTGGTTGCGCCGCCGCGGGCAACCCGCTCAGCGGTAGGACGCACAACGCAGCCAGCAGACCCATCCGAACGCGCCGCATGCAGGCTCCCGGAACTCCGAAGGGACAAGACACCAGCACATTTCTTAGCGCGAAATGCCCGGCAGGGCACCTTCCGGGCGGGTTTGCGCCAGAACCTCCCGATCCCGGCCCGGTAGAGTCGCGGGAGCAAGCCCGCAGCCAGCTGCAAGGAGTGCGCATGGCCATCCCGTCCAGCCTGCTGACCTCGGCCGGATTGATCGGCGGCTTCGCGGTCGCCCGCGCGTCCAAGCACCGGCATTGGGGCGGGGCGGTGGCAGCATGCGCAGGCCTCGCCGCGATGGAGACCTGCCGCCGCCGGACCGGGATCGGACCGGCCCTCGCGCTGGGCACCACCTACGCGGCAGCGCTGGCCGGATCACATCCGCTGGCCAAGGGAATCGGCGCGTGGCCTGCGGTTTTCACCGTCACCGGCGCGACCGCGGCCGCCGCGCACCTGTTGTCGAAGCGCCGCGGCTGAGCACAGGCACGCGAAGCCCGGCGCGCACGTTCACCGGCTCCGCTCGGCGAGGAACTCGGCGAAGGTGACGCCTCCGACGGCCTAGTCCGGAGCGAGATGACCGCCGCGTCGGTAGCCGGCCACGACGGCTCCCGGCAGTCGGATCGGCAGGACCAGTCGGCGGCGGCCGGTCGCGGCCAGGTAGGTGCGCGCGAGGTCGCTGTGGCCGCGGATCTCCGGGCCACCCATGTCCGGGACACGACCCGCCGGAGCGCCGGTCGCGATTTCGGTCAGGCGGGCTGCGACGTCCCGGACGTCGATCGGCTGGAAGTTCACCCCCGCGAGGGTCACGATCACAGGTGACCGGCGCTGCAGCGAGATCGTGCGGGCCACCAGGTCGTGGAACTGCGTGGCCGCAGGATCGTCCAGGGCAGCCCCGAGTTCCTCACGCGTTCTTCGGCTTCGAGCTTCGCCCGGTAGTAGAAGAGCGGCACCCGGTCGACGCCGACGATCGAGATGTAGACCAGGTGCGGTTCGCCGTTGCGCCGAGCCGCACCGATCAATCGTTCCGTCGCGGCTACGTCCTTGCTGCTCAGCGTCGTCGCGCAGTGCACGATCACGTCGACGCCCGAGGTCGCCGCGTCGATGCCTGCACCGGTCCGCAGATCTCCGGTCGCCCATTCGCGCGCAGTGCCGGTCGAGCCGGGACGACGGCTGAGCACCCGCACGTCCTGCCCGGTATCGAGCAGTCGCTGCACGACGACGCTGCCGAGCGTGCCCGTCCCACCCGTCACCAAGATCGGTTTCCGCACTCGCCCTTTCCTTCCCGTCGGTTCGGATGAGACGGGTCGGGGGCGTGGAACGTGACATCCGCGGGTGCCGTGCTGGACGACACCCGCGGATGCCCGGTCAGTTCTCCGGCCGTGCGAGCCGCCACAGAGAGATGATCTCGCTTGCGCGCGCGGCGTGGAACGGATCGCCGGAAGCCGCCGCCTTCGGATGCCGGGCCCCGGTGTCCGATCTGGCGAGGACGCGGAGTCCTGCTCCGCGAACCGCGTTCAGCAGGTCGGATCGGGTGCGCAGGCCGAGGCGTTCAGCCAGATCGGAGAGGATCAGCCACCCTTCACCGCCCGGTTGCAGATGATCGGCCAGTCCGTCGAGGAAGCCCAGCAGCATCCGGCTGCCCGGGTCGTAGACCGCGTGGTCGAGCGCCGAATGCGGCTCGGCGGGGATCCACGGCGGGTTGCACACGACCAGCTGCGCGCGTCCCGGCGGGAAGAGATCGGTCCGGACGGCTTCGAATTGCCCGGTGAGTCCAAGTCGTCGTGCGTTGTCCTCCGCACAGCGGATCGCCCGGGCAGAGCTGTCCGTGCCCACCACCCGGGGCACGCCGCGGCGGGCGAGAACCGCTGCCAGCACGCCGGTTCCGGTACCGATGTCGAACGCGGTCCCGACCGGCGGCAGCGGGGCATCGGCGACCAAGTCGACGTACTCGTTCCGGGTCGGGGCGAACACTCCGTAGTGCGGGTGGATTCGCGCGCCGAGCGCGGGCACCGAGACGCCCTTCTGCCGCCATTCCCGCGCGCTGATCACGCCGAGCAGCTCTCGCAGCGGAACGACGTACGGTTCGTCAACCGCCCCGTAGACGTCCTGGCAAGCAGCGCCGATGTCCGGCGCACGGCGCAGCGCCAACACGTGGCCGGGCTCAATTCTCACCAGAACGAGCGACAACGCTCGTGCCCGGCGCGATTGCTCCCGCCGGTGGTGGACGAACGCTTCGGCTACTGACGAGGGGCGTTGCGGCGACCGCCGCAGCCTGCGGGAGAGCGCGGCGAGCAGTTGGCGGGCCTGGTGGAAATCGCCTCGCCACAGCAAACCGGTTCCCCGGCATACCAACTCGCACGCCCGCTTCGCCGACATCCGGTCGTCGGCGTCGACGAACCGGGCCGGTGGTTCCGCGCCGTTCGCCGACAGCCAGCGGCCGGTTCCGGGCATGATCTGCTGCGCGCGGGCAGCATCGATTTCAGGGAGGTGCACGAACCGCTCCTGCTGATGCGGTAGATGCGGCTCGGCGCGAATCGCGCTTCGAGCCGCATGAAGAGGAAGGTGGACGATCAGGTACCGACCCGTCGACAGGTCGGGAGAGGTCCGGAACTAACCGACCACAGCAGCATGAACAGGTGCCGTCACGTCGTGAAGGCTAGTGCACCTGCGGTGTGCCGGGAACAGGAACCCGGCACACCGCAGGACTCCGCGCCGCTACACCGTGGTCGCAGGCTGTGCGCTGTCGACCGGTTGGGCGGGACTGTCGGCCGCGCGGCGGCTCACCAGGTCGGGAACCAGCGTCAGGACTCCGACCACCGCGAGCGCCGCCCCCAGCCACAGCGGGGCGCGCAAGCCGAAGTGGCCGATGGCCACTCCCCCGCCCCAGGAACCGATCATCACGCCGATGGTGATGAACGAGGAGTGCACCGTGTTCACCAGCGGACGCGCATTGGCGGTTCGGTGCACGCGGGTGATCATCGCCGGGTTCATCGTCACCCCGACCAGGCCGATGCCCAGCATGAACAGCACCGCGGCGACGCTGAGGTGCGCCAGCAGCGCGAATCCGGTCAGGAAGCCCACGTTGAGCACCAGTCCGATGAGCAGGACCCTGACCGGGTAGCGGTCGGCGAACCGGCCGACGATGGTGTTCCCGACGACCGTCGCGGCGCCGTAGGCGACGAGCAGCAGCGGGACGGTCCCGGTCTGGAAGCCGCTCACCTGGGTGAGGATCGGGTTGAAGTAGCTGAACGCCGTGAACGTGCCGCCGATGATGAACATGCTGGTGAGCAGGACCAGCCACAGCTTCGGCTTGCGGAAGACGCCCAGCTCCTGCCGGAAGTCGCCCTCCTCCTTCGCGCTGTCGAGGTCGGGCACGCCGGCGAGGGTGCACAGCGCGGCGACGACGGCCAGCCCCGAGATCGTCCAGAAGGCCGCGCGCCAGCCGAACTCCTCACCGACCAGTGTGGACAGCGGCATGCCGAGCAGGGTGCCCAGCATCAGCCCGTTCATCACCACCGCGAAAGCCCGGCCGCGGATCTCCGGACGGGTCAGCTGCGCGGCCAGCGACAGCGCGACCCCGAAGAACGCCTGCGACGCCACACCGGTGGTGACGCGGGCCACCACCATCACGCCGTAGCCCACCGCGGTGGCCGCCAGCAGGTTGCCGAGGAGGAAGATCGCGAAAAGGGACAGCAGCGCCCTTCTCGGCCGGATCTTCAGCAGGACGATGTTGAGCAGCGGCCCGCCGAAGGCCATCGCCGCGGCGAAGGCGGTGATCAGGTATCCGATCTGCGGAATGGTGGCACCGAGCCCGGTGGCCATCTGCGGCATCAGCCCGGCCACCACGAACTCGCTGGTCACCATGGCGAAGATGCCCAGGGCGAGAATGTAGACCGCGCGAGGCATTGTTCTCCCTTGTTTTAGATAGATCAGTACAAAATTGGCGCAAAGTTCAGCCAGCCGCCCACCCGCACCGACTCAGCAGGTCAGGGCGTCCATTGCCGCTTCCGCGATGGAGGACAGGACGGCCTGACCGGCACCCGCCTGGCTGGCGATCCGCATCCCGCCGATCACCGCGTTGACGTACGCGGCGAGCGCAGCCGCATCACGCGTGGACGTGATGCTCCCGCTGCGCTGCCCGGCCTCGATCACCATCCGCAGCGAGTTCAGGCGACGCTCTGCGTCGCGATCGAGGACCTGAGCCGCTTCTGCGTCCCGTCCAGCGAGCTCCACGACCGTGTTCACCGTCAGGCAGCCGACGCTGCGCCCGTCCCGCTGGTTCTCCAGCTCCGAGTCGACGACCACTCCGAACAGCGCGCGAATCCGCTCCAGCTCGGAATGCCCAGCGTCGTCCAGGATCTCCAGCTGGTTCGCCGTCGTGGTTTCGACGTAGCGGACGAGCGCTCGGATGAACAGGTCGTGCTTGCTGCTGAAGGTGTTGTAGATGCTGCTGCGACCGAGGCCGGTCGCCTCGCACAGATCCTGGGTCGACGTCGCCTCATAACCGTTCGCCCAGAAAGTCCGCATCGCGGCTTCCAGCGCACGGTCCTCGTCGAACAGCCTCGGTCGCGCCATGCGACGACCGTAACAGGTTATGAAATGAGCTGTCCAATACCCCGCCTGTCACATCCCGGAGCCCCCGCTCGTCCTCCCAGCGACCGAGACCGAAGGGAACGACCTGATGACAACGCGTGCTCGACTCCCGCGGAACGCCCCGACCCCGTCAGCGACCGGCTTCCAGCGGGAGGTGCGGCGATGAGGATCGTGCTCGCCGGAGCGACAGGGACGCTCAGCTCCGAACTGGTGCCGCGGCTGCTCGCCGCGGGCCACGAGGTCGTCGGACTCACCCGGACGGCATCCGGAGCGCAGCGGCTCCGCACCGCCGGGGTCACCCCCGTGGTGACCGACGTGATGGCCGCCGACGCCCTCCTCACCGCGCTCGACGGACGCACCGCGGACGCAGTGATCCACCAGGCCACCGCCATCACCCGGACACCTGCCTTCCACCGCGACCTGCACCCCACCGATGCCTTGCGCGACGTCGGCACCCGGAACCTGCTGCGCGCCGCGAAACGGCTCGGCGCGCGCAGGTTCGTCACCCAGTCGTTCTTCCTCGGCTACGGCTGGCGCGACCACGGTCCGGGGCTGCTCACCGAAGACCACCCGTACGCCGAGCCGGAACGCGGCCCCTTCGGGCACCACATGCGGTCACTGCGGTCCAATGAGGACCAGGTGCTCCGGTCGCCGGACCTCGAAGGAATCGCCCTGCGCTACGGCCTGTTCTACGGACCCGAGCCGGCCACCCGGAAGATGCTGGAGCTGACCAGGAAGCGGCAGCTCCCCATCCCCCGCCCGGCCGCGACCCTGCACCCGATCCACATCGCCGATGCCGCCTCCGCCACGGTCGCCGCGCTCGAGCGCGGCCGAGCGGGCCAGGCGTACAACATCGTCGACGACCAGCCCGTCGACATGGGCGACTACCTGGCCGCGCTGGCCGAGACCGCAGGAGCACCGCCGCCGCGCCGGGTCCCCGGCTGGCTGTTCCGGGCCGTGCCCTACATGCACTCCCTGCTGGTCGGCACCCGCATCGGGCTCGACAACAGCAAGGCCAAGCGAGAGCTGGGCTGGGCCCCGGAATACCCGACCTACCGGGACGGCCTGCCGTCGACAGTGGACCGCTGAACCGCCTCCCCCGGATTCGGCACCGCTCGCCCGGATCCGGGTGGAGCGGGGCGGAAAATGACGTGCGCCGGGCATCGGCATCGCGCTACGGTCTGCACACCGCCGATCACCCAGCCACCGCGGAGCACACCATGCCCGACGAACACCTCACCGAGATCCGATTCGGCATCTACGCGACCCCGGACGATGCCGCCAGGATCACCGAGGGATGCGGCGCGGTGCTGCGCGAGAGCGGTGTGGCGCACGAACTTTCGCTCACCGGACCGGAGCGGACTGCGTCAGCGGAGGACATGCCGCTCACCGAGGTCTACGACGAGCTGCCCGAGCAGTGGCGACTCCAGCACTCGGCCACCGATCCCGGTTCCCGGCGCATCCACGAGATCCGCATCGGCCTGGCGACCGGCCACCCGGAGAGCGCCCCGATCCGCGACGCGCTCACCCGCGTCATCTGCCCGGATCCCGAGCACCCGAGCCCATGTCCGATCCCATGGTCATCGAGTTCCGAGGCCGCCGGGGAGCGGCAGTACGGACACCTGCTCCGGCGTTGAGCACCGCTCAGCACGGGCTCGCGCTCCGGAGAACCGGGCAAAAAGGCGGGATTCCCACAGGCTGCGGGTCCACTGCTCTGTGGACTCGCAGCGGACATGTGTTCAGGAACACGAACGCACCGAGCTCTGCGAGATCAGTTGGCAGCGCAGAGTTTCCGCGGGCGCGTCGGCGTGCGTGCGCGGATGCGACCCGGTGCCGTCCGAAGCGCCGCGAGCAGGTCATTAGGCTGTGCAGGTGGCCCGTTCCACGATTCACGGCGAAGGGACTCCGGTGAACGCTCCAGCATCGACCGTCGAAGAGCTGACCACCCAGCGCGATCGCGCCCAGCAGGACCACGCGGCCCTGGTCGCGCGCGGCCTGAAGCTGGACCTCACCCGGGGCAAGCCGTCGCCGCGCCAGCTCGACCTCGCCGACGACCTGGTGGACCTGCAGGGCCCGCTGACCTCCGCCGCAGGCACCGACCTGCGCAACTACGGCGGGCTGCAGGGCCTGCCCGAGCTGCGCGCGATCTTCAGCGACGAACTGCAGGTGCCGGTGGAGCAGCTGCTGGCGGCGGGGAACTCCAGCCTCGAACTCATGCACGACGCGCTCGTCTTCGCGCAGCTCGGCACCCTCCCCGGTGGCCAGCGCCGCTGGGTGGACGAGCCCGAGATCGCCTTCCTGTGCCCGGTGCCCGGCTACGACCGGCACTTCGCGCTCTGCGAGCGGTTCGGCATCAAGATGATCCAGGTCCCGATGACCCCGGACGGCCCGGACATGGACGTCGTCGAGCGCCTCGTCGCCGAGGACCCGAAGGTGAAGGGCATCTGGTGCGTGCCCAAGTACAGCAACCCGGACGGCACCGTCTACTCCGACGAGACCGTGCGCCGCTTGGCCGCCATGCCGACCGCCGCCCCGGACTTCCGGATCTTCTGGGACAACGCCTACGCGGTGCACCACCTCACCGACGAGGCCGCTGAGATCGCCGACCTGCTCGCGCTGTGCGCCGAGCACGGCAACGCCGACCGCGCGTTCGTCTTCGGCTCCACCTCGAAGATCACCTTCGCGGGCGGTGGCGTCGCCTTCTTCGGCTCCTCCCCCGCCAACATCGAGTGGTGGCAGGCCGCCACCGCCAAGCGCAGCATCGGCCCGGACAAGATCAACCAGCTCCGGCACGTGCGCTTCCTCCGCGACGCCGAGGGCCTGCGCGAGCACATGCGCAAGCACGCTGCGCTGATCCGCCCGAAGTTCGACGCGGTCGACAAGATCCTCACCGCCGAACTGGACGGCACCGGGCTCGCCTCGTGGACCAAGCCGGCGGGCGGCTACTTCATCAGCTTGCAGGTTCCCGAGGGCTGCGCTCGCGCGGTGGTCGCCAAGGCCAAGGAGGCGGGCATCGCCCTCACTCCGGCCGGTGCGACCCACCCCTACGGCGACGACCCGACCGACAGCGTGATCCGCATCGCGCCGACCTTCCCGGACCAGGCGGAGCTCGAAGAGGCCATCACCGGCCTGACCACCTGCGTCCGCCTCGTCGGCACGGAGAAGCTCCTCGCCGACCGCCAGAGCTGACCGGCAGCGGGCCGTGACGAGGACCACACCGCCACGGCCGCTCGACGTCACCTCGGCGTTCCCCGAGCTGCGTCCGCTGGCCCGGCGGGCGGTGCGCCTGCACCCCCGCCGCGGCCTGCCGACGCGCTTCGAGAGCTCGGTCGGAGGTCCGCTGCTCTGGCCCCGGAACGAGGACTGGCCGGTCTGCACCGCAGCGCACGACGGGTGGGAGAAACCCGTATCGCTGGAGGACCTCCGCAGGCGGCGTGCCCTGCTGGAACAGGCCTGGCTCCGCCCGCGACCGCCCGGCCAGAACCTGCTGTCCACCGAGGAAGCAGTTCTCCTGGCGGCGCTGGAGAAAGGCCACGCCCGGCACGCCGGCCCGAACGCGCTGCTTCCCGTCGCCCAGCTCTACCTGCGCGACGTCCCGGGATTGACCGGCCCCGCGGGGGCCGACGTGCTCCAGGTCCTGTGGTGCCCGCTCGATCACGTCGAAACGTCGATGCCCGCCGTCCACCTCGTGTGGCGGACTGCCGCGGACGTAGTCGATCCGCTCGACGTGCTTCCCGAGCCCGCCGATGTGGATCGTGACGGCAGCTACGTCCCGGAGCCCTGCGCCGTGCACCCGGAGATCGTCACCGAATACCCGAGTCCGCTTGAACTCCCGGCAGAACTGGCGAACCGGCTTCACGAGTGGAGCAGCACGGCGAACTGCCACTACCAGTACGAGTTGTCCGTCGCTCCCGGCTGGAAGGTCGGCGGATGGGCACCGTGGAGCTTCTGCGATCCCTGGCCCATGCACTGCGCTGACTGCGGCGCGGAACTCCAGCCGCTGCTGACCATCAGTTCCGGTGAGTGGGATGGTGGCAACGGAAGCTGGATCCCTCTCGAAGACCGGACACCGCACCCTGAGCCGGTGGGACTCCGCGAGCCGTCCAATCCGCCGATGGTGCTGATCGGCCGCGGCTACAACATGCAGATCTACCGCTGCCCGAAGTCCCCCGACCACTCGGTCCTGGAGAACATGCAGTAGCGGTCGGGTGATCCGCCGGCACCATCACCCCGGCCAGCGCCTGCAGCTCGACCTCGTGCCGAGCTCTCCCGTCTCGGGGCAACGGACAGGGCTGGGCCTGGTCGGTCACCGAACCGATGCGGCACCCGTATCTGCGGCATCGCCCGGCCCTCGCCCGAAAACCGCGCTCCGCAAGCGAACCCGGCCTACGCGGGCAGTTCGACCACCTTGGCCGCTACCCAGAAGAAGACCTTCGGATCGCCCAGGCCGGACTCCGTGAGCCAGTCGGCAGCCAACCGGGCCTGCTCCTCGTCCTGAATCAGACCCCAGCGCCCAGGCCGGACGCCGGTAGCGTGGCCGACATCGCGGACGAGGCCGCCGAGGCAGGTCCAGGTGTGCCAGATCCCGCTGTCGTACCCGACGAGTTCGAATCCGAGCACCCGGCCCCCGGGAGCCGGCTCCTGCCGGACCAGCCGCTCCGGCAGGCTGCCCGCCGCGCGCTCCCAGCCACCGGCCGTGATGTCGGTCAGCAGTTCCGGGAGGTCCGGCACCGCGAAACCCACCCCGAGCACGTGCAGGTCGGCCCGCACTTCCCGAGCACGTCCCCGCCTGGCCGATTCCACGTCCTCGAACCAGTCGTCCCAGCCGTCCGGGTCGACGTCGAGCAGGTCCGCCACGCAGCTGCTCATCGACACCAGCTCGGTGTCCGGCAGGCTGACGTCCTGCCAGTCCTGCCGGACATCCCGTGATGCGACGCGGTATCCGGCCAGCGCGTAGTCGATGACCATGGAACCAGTTTCCCATGCAGGACAAGCGAATAACGCGCTCGCCTGCCACGAAGAGGGTTTCAGTCCGATGTGGAACGCGGATCTTCCGGGACATGACCCGCACTCAGCGGAGGTTCGCGGCTCGCGGAAGACAGCGCGACCAGCGACATCCGAGCTGTTCAACCGCAGGGGACCACGCTGGAGTGATCACTTCTTTCGCAGCACACCAG
This portion of the Saccharopolyspora antimicrobica genome encodes:
- a CDS encoding Xaa-Pro dipeptidyl-peptidase, translating into MRRVRMGLLAALCVLPLSGLPAAAQPPQGPVFEDGEAQPVFDPAQAVREDLFVTAPVDSDHDGQDDRVHVQVVRPKETDRGLRVPVVYQASPYFSGGNDVPNHNVDTELHVPEQPGHRSLRTAAGDQRMSAAADIRWGYEEYLLSRGYAVVYGESLGTGESTGCPTTGAENETIGAKSVVDWLNSRAPGHDAGGAPAKADWATGKVGMMGVSYNGTLPNAVASTGVDGLEAIVPIGAISNWYDYYRGAGAVVAPGGYQGEDADVLAKFVHTRADREPCREVIDQITADQDRITGDYSPFWDERNYLNDVDDVRAAVLAVHGLNDWNVKTGQAAQWYEALRERDVPHKIWWHQSGHTDPLGLRKEEWLRELNRWFTRYLYQVPNGVEGEPRATVQREDGSWVEEAEWPAPQAAEATLRPTPGGSDRGGLTTASSPHRAVESLRDDATRTAEDLAAAPSSPNRLAYFGEPLAERARVSGTVRASLALAFDRPAANVTALLVDQAPDGSVSVVTRGWADPQNRDAIDRTSPIEPGQTYQIEVAMQPDDYVFAPGHRLGIVVLSSDHDFTLRPKPGTGLSLELSRTAITLPLVGSIG
- a CDS encoding methyltransferase; the encoded protein is MPGTGRWLSANGAEPPARFVDADDRMSAKRACELVCRGTGLLWRGDFHQARQLLAALSRRLRRSPQRPSSVAEAFVHHRREQSRRARALSLVLVRIEPGHVLALRRAPDIGAACQDVYGAVDEPYVVPLRELLGVISAREWRQKGVSVPALGARIHPHYGVFAPTRNEYVDLVADAPLPPVGTAFDIGTGTGVLAAVLARRGVPRVVGTDSSARAIRCAEDNARRLGLTGQFEAVRTDLFPPGRAQLVVCNPPWIPAEPHSALDHAVYDPGSRMLLGFLDGLADHLQPGGEGWLILSDLAERLGLRTRSDLLNAVRGAGLRVLARSDTGARHPKAAASGDPFHAARASEIISLWRLARPEN
- a CDS encoding MFS transporter, producing MPRAVYILALGIFAMVTSEFVVAGLMPQMATGLGATIPQIGYLITAFAAAMAFGGPLLNIVLLKIRPRRALLSLFAIFLLGNLLAATAVGYGVMVVARVTTGVASQAFFGVALSLAAQLTRPEIRGRAFAVVMNGLMLGTLLGMPLSTLVGEEFGWRAAFWTISGLAVVAALCTLAGVPDLDSAKEEGDFRQELGVFRKPKLWLVLLTSMFIIGGTFTAFSYFNPILTQVSGFQTGTVPLLLVAYGAATVVGNTIVGRFADRYPVRVLLIGLVLNVGFLTGFALLAHLSVAAVLFMLGIGLVGVTMNPAMITRVHRTANARPLVNTVHSSFITIGVMIGSWGGGVAIGHFGLRAPLWLGAALAVVGVLTLVPDLVSRRAADSPAQPVDSAQPATTV
- a CDS encoding TetR/AcrR family transcriptional regulator, whose product is MARPRLFDEDRALEAAMRTFWANGYEATSTQDLCEATGLGRSSIYNTFSSKHDLFIRALVRYVETTTANQLEILDDAGHSELERIRALFGVVVDSELENQRDGRSVGCLTVNTVVELAGRDAEAAQVLDRDAERRLNSLRMVIEAGQRSGSITSTRDAAALAAYVNAVIGGMRIASQAGAGQAVLSSIAEAAMDALTC
- a CDS encoding NAD-dependent epimerase/dehydratase family protein — protein: MRIVLAGATGTLSSELVPRLLAAGHEVVGLTRTASGAQRLRTAGVTPVVTDVMAADALLTALDGRTADAVIHQATAITRTPAFHRDLHPTDALRDVGTRNLLRAAKRLGARRFVTQSFFLGYGWRDHGPGLLTEDHPYAEPERGPFGHHMRSLRSNEDQVLRSPDLEGIALRYGLFYGPEPATRKMLELTRKRQLPIPRPAATLHPIHIADAASATVAALERGRAGQAYNIVDDQPVDMGDYLAALAETAGAPPPRRVPGWLFRAVPYMHSLLVGTRIGLDNSKAKRELGWAPEYPTYRDGLPSTVDR
- a CDS encoding aminotransferase class I/II-fold pyridoxal phosphate-dependent enzyme, whose protein sequence is MNAPASTVEELTTQRDRAQQDHAALVARGLKLDLTRGKPSPRQLDLADDLVDLQGPLTSAAGTDLRNYGGLQGLPELRAIFSDELQVPVEQLLAAGNSSLELMHDALVFAQLGTLPGGQRRWVDEPEIAFLCPVPGYDRHFALCERFGIKMIQVPMTPDGPDMDVVERLVAEDPKVKGIWCVPKYSNPDGTVYSDETVRRLAAMPTAAPDFRIFWDNAYAVHHLTDEAAEIADLLALCAEHGNADRAFVFGSTSKITFAGGGVAFFGSSPANIEWWQAATAKRSIGPDKINQLRHVRFLRDAEGLREHMRKHAALIRPKFDAVDKILTAELDGTGLASWTKPAGGYFISLQVPEGCARAVVAKAKEAGIALTPAGATHPYGDDPTDSVIRIAPTFPDQAELEEAITGLTTCVRLVGTEKLLADRQS